Proteins from one Xenorhabdus griffiniae genomic window:
- the tssI gene encoding type VI secretion system Vgr family protein translates to MDGLVFTCQIGRLPPTTFQVVNFTLREHLSQLFHLTLTVVSAVNNIPLGEQLNQEASLTVKRNGVVERTVNGIVAGAVQGNTDGKQTVYTFTLRPDMWRMTLNQDSRIYQHLSVPDILKKLLGEHRVKADSKFYDSAGYHAPRDYITQKRESAYDFWCRLAAEEGIIFWFEENQMFYSNSHLGMTAALPLVYNGQPNTDDTDSTVWQWQYGEYLCPDEFIHKDYNYLRPSQPMQTKANVEPSCGHSVFESYGRFQWSKEGQPFGQIRLNQLNSESKLGSAQSNCIKLRPGKIFTLSAHPSDAMNDRWQVVSITHHGAQPQAAGIGGEGTTLTSDMTFIPGFDDWRPPYHYKPLADGDELATVVGPEGEEIFTNELGAIKVHFHWNRYDKLGDSSSCWVRVAQGWNGNNFGFMAIPRIGQEVIISYLNGDIDRPIVTGCNYNGRNSPPLDLPGQKTRTTFKTKTHKGEGFNELRFEDAKGSEEVYIHAQKDMNTKVLNNRTTHVDVDHEERIGNDQKITIVRDQFEEIQRNRQTVIKQDDDESVSGHQTLRVEKNQSSTITGQQSTNIGKSQLLEINDNQEVRVGKHIVLQSQSGQITIGNSGGQIIIDPTGAITISGTSISMTEHAAGKAGSQPLFDYSGRYILTNSKNENKPLTNTLYQIKTPSGIVSGRTDAAGRTAIVQTQQADTLEFSIPEEQKKKKNQTLYHVGNNQPVDYVMEFKEE, encoded by the coding sequence ATGGATGGTTTGGTTTTTACCTGCCAAATCGGTCGACTCCCGCCAACGACCTTTCAGGTGGTTAACTTCACTCTGCGGGAGCATTTATCTCAGCTTTTTCACCTGACTCTGACGGTGGTCAGCGCCGTCAATAATATCCCTCTGGGTGAGCAGCTTAACCAGGAAGCCTCACTGACCGTCAAGCGTAATGGCGTGGTGGAACGGACGGTCAATGGTATCGTTGCCGGCGCAGTACAGGGGAATACTGACGGAAAGCAGACGGTTTACACCTTTACCCTGCGTCCTGACATGTGGCGGATGACGCTCAATCAGGACAGCCGTATTTATCAGCATCTTTCCGTACCGGATATTTTGAAAAAATTGCTGGGAGAGCACCGGGTAAAAGCTGACAGCAAGTTCTATGATAGCGCCGGTTATCATGCGCCCCGCGACTACATTACCCAGAAACGGGAATCAGCCTACGATTTCTGGTGCCGGTTAGCGGCGGAAGAAGGCATTATTTTCTGGTTTGAGGAAAACCAGATGTTTTACAGCAACTCTCACCTCGGTATGACGGCCGCCTTACCCTTGGTCTACAATGGTCAACCCAACACGGATGATACTGACTCAACCGTCTGGCAGTGGCAGTATGGCGAATATTTATGCCCTGATGAGTTTATCCATAAAGATTACAACTACCTGCGTCCTTCCCAACCGATGCAAACCAAAGCCAACGTAGAACCCAGCTGCGGGCATTCCGTTTTTGAAAGTTACGGGCGTTTCCAGTGGAGTAAAGAAGGACAACCCTTCGGTCAAATTCGTCTTAACCAGTTGAACAGCGAAAGTAAACTGGGCTCCGCACAGTCTAACTGCATCAAATTACGGCCGGGTAAAATCTTTACCCTCAGTGCACATCCGTCTGACGCGATGAATGACCGCTGGCAGGTGGTCAGCATCACGCATCATGGCGCTCAGCCGCAAGCAGCAGGAATAGGCGGTGAAGGCACCACATTAACCAGCGATATGACTTTTATCCCCGGCTTTGATGACTGGCGGCCACCGTATCACTATAAGCCACTGGCAGACGGTGATGAGCTGGCCACAGTTGTCGGGCCGGAAGGCGAAGAGATATTCACCAATGAACTCGGTGCCATTAAAGTGCATTTTCACTGGAACCGCTATGATAAACTTGGTGACAGTTCGTCCTGTTGGGTGCGTGTTGCCCAGGGCTGGAATGGCAATAACTTTGGCTTTATGGCAATCCCCCGTATCGGTCAGGAAGTGATTATTTCTTACCTGAACGGTGATATAGACCGTCCAATAGTGACCGGTTGCAATTACAATGGCCGCAATAGCCCGCCGCTGGATTTACCGGGCCAAAAAACTCGTACCACGTTTAAAACTAAAACGCATAAAGGTGAAGGTTTTAACGAGCTACGCTTTGAGGATGCCAAAGGTAGCGAAGAAGTCTATATCCATGCGCAGAAAGACATGAACACCAAGGTGCTGAACAATCGTACCACTCATGTGGATGTTGACCATGAAGAGCGTATTGGCAACGACCAGAAGATAACAATAGTACGTGACCAGTTTGAAGAGATTCAGCGCAATCGCCAAACAGTTATCAAACAGGATGATGACGAATCAGTTTCCGGTCACCAGACCTTGCGGGTTGAGAAAAATCAGTCCAGCACCATTACCGGGCAGCAAAGCACCAACATCGGTAAAAGCCAGTTACTGGAAATTAACGATAATCAGGAAGTGCGTGTTGGTAAACACATTGTGCTGCAATCCCAAAGCGGCCAGATCACCATTGGCAATTCAGGCGGTCAAATCATCATCGATCCAACAGGAGCAATTACGATTTCGGGTACGTCCATATCCATGACCGAACACGCAGCAGGAAAAGCTGGCAGTCAGCCACTGTTTGATTATTCGGGGCGTTATATTCTGACCAACAGCAAGAACGAAAATAAACCACTGACCAATACTCTGTACCAGATAAAAACACCCTCTGGCATCGTATCTGGGCGTACTGATGCCGCAGGGCGTACCGCCATCGTGCAAACTCAACAAGCGGATACACTGGAATTCAGTATCCCAGAAGAGCAGAAAAAGAAAAAAAACCAAACGCTGTACCACGTTGGTAATAATCAACCCGTGGATTATGTGATGGAATTTAAGGAGGAATAA
- a CDS encoding VRR-NUC domain-containing protein, which yields MTQQLQPGGMCPAITSVRCRMERVAFPKDEDQCYLAKKAAFAIWAPKAGINKNGAAFSLKQAVMSGLIRVEEKIHDWLWQYKAEVVFFMRGYDVPLPMLANSEARRTKYAGNLPHSESPFSHLTNVEKNKFGVTSIRRPDIILVKNKQLRWPGREGQYFDGSVHPDNLKMLIEVKFPGDTLKKGQEIDYEIIATQARFGVFVVEDNRDSKEWETLSAEAKAAERENIKQHLSQFSRSIIPPAIEGLASSLPVPIPGYTGIEQLLLKNIPLVSERQWQYEPIFSLWLAVRHTAIPAMIALSSEKEPSFLERVEQYYDQSARFVSESVTYAKNAIVRSWEWTWDLTASGFNYLSDKTRAALAACGAWFRESGQWIADEIIDPVTKKLSYAIHWVSEKTGEIVRLTEAKIKEAVETVYKYTDLTIDALKQVDWYQIAADLGNGTIQLMVKIGEEIITIIEKIIVVAAIVLLAGLIIWVGGIVGGAASAVWATLAAAVTGITALTAATVS from the coding sequence ATGACTCAGCAATTACAACCCGGTGGAATGTGTCCAGCCATTACATCAGTGAGATGTAGAATGGAGCGAGTCGCATTTCCCAAAGATGAGGATCAATGTTATTTAGCCAAGAAAGCAGCTTTCGCCATTTGGGCACCAAAGGCAGGAATAAATAAAAATGGAGCCGCATTCTCGCTAAAACAGGCTGTGATGAGTGGTCTCATCAGAGTTGAGGAAAAAATTCACGATTGGTTATGGCAATACAAGGCTGAAGTCGTTTTCTTTATGAGAGGATATGATGTGCCATTACCAATGCTGGCCAATAGTGAGGCAAGAAGAACTAAATACGCAGGTAATCTCCCCCATTCAGAAAGCCCATTCTCACATTTGACTAACGTGGAAAAGAATAAATTCGGTGTTACGAGTATCCGACGACCGGATATTATTTTGGTCAAAAACAAGCAACTCCGCTGGCCTGGACGTGAAGGTCAATATTTTGATGGTTCTGTTCACCCTGATAACCTAAAGATGCTCATTGAAGTGAAGTTTCCTGGTGATACTTTGAAGAAAGGGCAGGAAATAGATTATGAAATAATCGCCACTCAAGCTCGTTTTGGGGTTTTTGTTGTTGAGGATAACCGTGATTCAAAGGAGTGGGAAACACTTTCGGCAGAAGCTAAAGCCGCCGAGCGGGAAAACATTAAGCAACATCTGTCTCAATTCAGCCGTTCTATTATCCCCCCTGCAATAGAAGGATTGGCCTCTTCTTTACCAGTGCCAATACCAGGCTATACAGGTATTGAGCAGTTGTTACTAAAAAATATCCCCCTAGTCAGCGAGAGGCAATGGCAATACGAACCTATATTTAGCCTGTGGTTAGCCGTGCGTCATACGGCCATTCCAGCGATGATAGCGCTTTCTTCCGAGAAGGAACCATCATTTTTAGAGCGCGTAGAGCAATATTACGATCAGAGTGCCAGATTTGTATCAGAAAGTGTGACTTATGCCAAAAATGCCATTGTCCGAAGTTGGGAATGGACATGGGATTTAACTGCCAGTGGTTTTAATTACCTGAGTGATAAAACCCGTGCAGCATTAGCTGCCTGTGGTGCCTGGTTTCGTGAATCAGGTCAGTGGATAGCGGATGAAATTATCGATCCGGTGACAAAAAAGCTGAGTTATGCCATTCATTGGGTAAGTGAAAAAACAGGAGAAATCGTTCGTCTCACCGAAGCTAAAATCAAGGAAGCCGTGGAAACGGTATACAAATATACCGATTTGACGATAGACGCCTTGAAACAGGTCGATTGGTATCAGATAGCCGCTGACCTGGGTAATGGAACAATTCAGTTAATGGTAAAAATAGGAGAAGAAATCATTACCATTATTGAAAAAATTATCGTTGTCGCAGCGATAGTTTTGTTGGCGGGTTTAATTATCTGGGTGGGTGGCATTGTTGGTGGTGCCGCATCCGCGGTATGGGCAACCCTAGCAGCGGCAGTGACGGGGATTACCGCCTTAACAGCGGCAACCGTATCATAA
- a CDS encoding type VI immunity family protein: protein MNKEAYFEHIKAQLTGFTLQSERDITVTRLGLAITLFFKQGYTREKKERILACYRRFREMYGGRLKFHTHEFDGLKKYSDQNITKVEQLILNADGNLTCGWDISDAKNVSEAPQYWMHYIDSYEIAGNKGSSYLCLVLPWDTLTTEQGQAEFIEWLTFLCNQLNPDHGDCGYTIVLPRDYHLYMPQEYQLAIRYPTMQVNSTVHMCARHYFNSIRSINWITLLSKRFIKRLGNEQWVRKKLSIHPDIVITNYDDGLIIQAGEYPDLTPLPANVPESYFALNELIRPIRYALEEGDSLHSYGSGHFTGTTSALWYARYDRGPLQVDLLIAGEPARVDGYWTTKGREGLENIILQGDIAPDVEGNAPGTTVWRLVRQIEHDDIKDLKELEAQQNAGNH, encoded by the coding sequence ATGAATAAAGAAGCCTATTTTGAGCATATCAAGGCACAATTAACGGGATTTACCCTGCAAAGTGAACGAGATATTACCGTCACCCGTTTAGGGTTGGCTATCACGTTGTTTTTTAAACAAGGTTATACCCGTGAAAAGAAAGAACGTATTTTAGCCTGTTATCGCCGTTTTCGGGAAATGTACGGGGGGAGGTTAAAATTTCATACGCATGAATTTGATGGATTGAAAAAATATTCAGATCAAAATATTACAAAAGTTGAGCAATTAATTCTGAATGCCGATGGTAATCTGACATGCGGTTGGGATATCAGTGATGCAAAAAATGTGAGTGAAGCCCCTCAATATTGGATGCACTATATTGATTCATATGAAATAGCAGGTAACAAAGGTAGCTCTTACCTGTGTCTAGTATTACCGTGGGATACTCTAACTACAGAACAAGGACAAGCTGAATTTATAGAATGGTTGACATTTTTATGTAACCAATTGAATCCAGATCATGGTGATTGTGGTTATACAATAGTACTACCGCGGGATTATCATCTGTATATGCCGCAAGAATACCAGCTTGCTATTCGTTATCCTACTATGCAGGTTAACTCTACCGTACACATGTGTGCAAGACACTATTTTAATAGTATACGTAGTATTAACTGGATTACTTTGTTATCAAAACGCTTCATTAAACGATTGGGTAATGAGCAATGGGTTAGAAAAAAATTGTCTATCCACCCAGATATCGTTATTACCAATTATGATGATGGGTTGATAATTCAAGCGGGAGAATATCCTGATTTAACTCCATTACCTGCTAATGTCCCAGAAAGCTATTTTGCTCTTAATGAACTAATCAGACCTATTCGTTATGCTTTAGAGGAAGGTGATTCTTTACATTCTTACGGCTCAGGCCATTTCACGGGTACAACCAGCGCCCTCTGGTATGCCCGTTATGACCGTGGCCCCCTACAGGTTGACCTGTTAATAGCTGGCGAACCCGCCAGAGTCGATGGTTACTGGACAACCAAAGGCCGTGAAGGACTGGAAAACATCATTCTGCAAGGTGATATCGCCCCGGATGTAGAGGGTAATGCCCCCGGCACCACTGTATGGCGTTTGGTGCGTCAGATTGAACATGACGACATTAAAGATCTGAAAGAACTTGAGGCACAGCAAAATGCGGGCAACCATTGA
- a CDS encoding PAAR domain-containing protein, which yields MRATIDGKKIILKGDTTNTSGTVLTGSGLTKQGEPVACVGDSVFCPACKSTGAIAEGSPLTVIQGKAVALEGHKVNCSCPSGCTLVATG from the coding sequence ATGCGGGCAACCATTGATGGAAAAAAAATTATCCTGAAAGGCGATACTACAAACACAAGTGGCACCGTACTAACAGGTTCAGGCCTAACCAAACAGGGGGAGCCCGTTGCTTGTGTTGGTGACAGCGTGTTTTGCCCGGCTTGTAAAAGCACGGGAGCTATTGCTGAAGGTTCTCCACTGACGGTGATACAGGGTAAAGCGGTTGCACTGGAGGGGCACAAAGTGAATTGTAGTTGCCCATCTGGATGTACACTTGTTGCTACGGGTTAA
- a CDS encoding Ig-like domain-containing protein: MLQKFPSSLFNNTRRLIIGLLSLALSFQGQATSEHQNEDNLSDLKLAEITSQLGQQLNQSQSPTEAIQSITAQQLSSVVTSTLIPWLNQFGNARVSLPFEHAFSLKEATLDWLLPWHTTSAYIAFSQLGVKTGHGQTTTHLGMGYRYLNDNWLWGANIFWDALWPEQHHRYSLGLEAWHDNVKLSANLYQRLSHWKPSRLTDFDARPANGWDIQAEAYLPAFPHWGGQLKYEHYDGQQVALFGEAERQKNPYSVTAGLTYTPVPLVTLGADFQQGKQGTSENRFTLNLNYRLGVPFSHQLDPNAVAPLRSLRSSQWDFVNRRSDMVLDYQKQTLLTLAFPTSVKGYEGKEVTFFPVIHTQYPLARLALDTAELQQAGGKILDQQPGKVTLRLPKTPKNPVRLSGVAVDNRGNRSNRAEILVVSLPTEKRWQVTANKTQAKADGHDSVIYTVLVTDQEGTPVPYQAVIWSSDKGTLSQTRQDTDAQGQASVVLRSRQQGLHAVRVTVDEESVVAPSGQFDAVLIPEITIDKHSVQADGKSRATLTVTVKNADGQPVPNQAVGWQTLLGQFSSFSLMTDGKGQATAYLTSKVSGNAEVAVAVGSETVMSSPITFIASLTHTLQADKQTAMADGQDSILYTVNVRDAADHPVAHSKVQWSADNGQLLDRQEQTNSQGEATARLISRIAGRATVKAEVAGKTLDAAPVTFERRLRPAITVDKVRAKGDGQDTIVLTARVLDSLGSPVENQPVSWQTDHGVLSSERTQTDPQGQAQVQLSSTFAGEHQVQIQVGDHKVAAPIVTFDEVLLSTIRVNKTRAAADGEDRVTFTVTVTDIHGQGLADKAVDWSGNLGEMIFAEDRTDRQGNATATFVSRHAGQASVTAEVGAQQVASSVEFILPLRLVDTVAVDRQGGNANQKSFGLRGPSVLWRGAKFRLITAGNTGRVSWQSDSPSVTVSGDGVTVQQNPDGVRLTGTDETGQQVALTLTVHTWFERSGLTKDFYSHAKQLCQSLGSRIATKYALERLYEEWGNFYLYDGWAREFYVTSTDYLAASSGSAEHQAKWAFWAETDRWMRNGWPMTGFACGR; encoded by the coding sequence GTGTTGCAAAAATTCCCATCCTCTCTGTTCAATAACACGAGACGCCTGATCATCGGCCTGTTGAGTTTGGCTCTGAGTTTTCAAGGCCAGGCCACGTCAGAACATCAAAACGAAGATAATCTTTCTGACCTCAAACTGGCAGAAATCACTTCACAATTAGGACAACAACTTAACCAATCGCAATCTCCCACCGAAGCCATACAGTCAATCACCGCTCAACAGCTATCATCGGTAGTCACTTCCACATTAATCCCCTGGCTTAACCAATTCGGTAATGCCCGGGTATCACTCCCCTTTGAGCACGCTTTTTCGTTAAAAGAAGCCACACTGGATTGGTTGCTACCGTGGCATACCACCTCAGCCTACATAGCATTCAGCCAGTTAGGTGTTAAAACCGGACACGGTCAGACGACTACCCATCTTGGCATGGGATACCGCTATTTGAATGATAACTGGCTCTGGGGTGCCAATATCTTCTGGGATGCGTTGTGGCCGGAGCAGCACCACCGTTACAGTCTTGGGTTAGAAGCCTGGCATGATAACGTCAAATTGTCTGCCAACCTTTACCAGCGTTTATCCCATTGGAAGCCCTCACGGCTCACCGATTTTGATGCAAGACCCGCCAATGGCTGGGATATTCAGGCCGAAGCGTATTTGCCGGCTTTTCCTCACTGGGGCGGACAGTTGAAGTATGAACACTATGATGGGCAGCAGGTTGCCTTATTCGGTGAAGCAGAACGCCAGAAAAATCCGTACAGCGTCACCGCCGGGCTGACTTACACGCCAGTCCCCTTAGTCACATTGGGTGCCGATTTTCAGCAGGGTAAACAAGGGACCAGTGAGAACCGTTTTACCCTGAACCTCAATTATCGGTTGGGTGTTCCGTTCAGCCATCAGCTTGACCCGAACGCCGTCGCCCCCCTGCGCAGCCTGAGATCCAGTCAGTGGGATTTTGTGAACCGGCGCAGTGATATGGTACTGGATTATCAGAAGCAAACGCTGCTGACGCTGGCCTTTCCGACCTCGGTTAAAGGCTATGAAGGCAAGGAAGTGACCTTTTTTCCCGTTATCCACACCCAATATCCGTTGGCACGTTTAGCGCTGGATACGGCTGAATTACAGCAGGCAGGCGGGAAAATACTTGATCAGCAACCAGGTAAAGTGACATTACGGTTGCCGAAAACCCCGAAAAACCCCGTCCGGCTTTCGGGGGTTGCCGTTGATAATCGGGGTAACCGCTCTAACCGGGCAGAAATCCTGGTGGTGAGTCTGCCGACCGAAAAGCGATGGCAGGTGACAGCGAATAAAACGCAGGCCAAAGCCGATGGTCATGACAGTGTGATCTATACCGTCCTTGTCACCGATCAGGAAGGCACTCCTGTCCCTTATCAGGCTGTTATCTGGTCAAGTGATAAAGGTACATTATCCCAAACCCGGCAGGACACCGATGCGCAGGGGCAGGCATCGGTCGTGCTGCGCAGTCGTCAGCAGGGGCTGCATGCGGTACGTGTTACTGTGGATGAAGAATCTGTTGTTGCACCTTCAGGCCAGTTTGATGCGGTGCTGATACCCGAAATCACCATTGATAAGCACAGCGTTCAGGCGGATGGGAAATCGAGAGCGACTTTGACGGTCACGGTTAAAAACGCCGATGGTCAACCTGTGCCCAATCAGGCTGTTGGCTGGCAGACTCTTCTCGGCCAGTTCTCCTCATTTTCATTAATGACTGATGGGAAAGGGCAGGCCACCGCCTATTTAACCAGCAAAGTATCAGGAAATGCAGAAGTAGCAGTGGCGGTTGGCAGTGAAACGGTGATGTCTTCACCGATTACTTTTATCGCTTCGTTAACGCACACCCTTCAGGCAGACAAACAAACCGCGATGGCCGATGGTCAGGACAGCATTCTTTATACGGTGAACGTGCGCGATGCAGCAGATCACCCCGTTGCCCACAGTAAAGTGCAGTGGTCTGCGGATAACGGGCAACTTCTGGACAGGCAGGAACAGACAAACAGTCAGGGAGAAGCGACAGCCCGGTTAATCAGCCGCATCGCAGGGAGGGCAACGGTGAAAGCCGAGGTGGCGGGAAAAACCCTTGATGCTGCTCCGGTGACGTTTGAACGCCGGCTAAGACCCGCGATCACGGTGGATAAAGTCAGGGCGAAAGGTGATGGGCAGGATACGATTGTGTTGACGGCTAGGGTGTTAGATTCACTGGGATCACCCGTGGAAAATCAGCCAGTGAGTTGGCAAACAGATCACGGTGTGCTGTCCTCAGAACGGACACAAACCGACCCTCAGGGACAAGCGCAGGTTCAGCTGAGTAGTACGTTTGCAGGGGAGCACCAGGTTCAGATCCAGGTCGGTGATCATAAAGTGGCTGCCCCTATTGTCACCTTTGATGAAGTGCTGTTATCCACCATTCGGGTCAATAAAACCCGTGCTGCGGCGGATGGCGAAGATCGGGTGACTTTTACTGTCACCGTTACCGATATTCATGGGCAGGGGCTTGCGGATAAAGCGGTTGATTGGTCTGGCAACCTTGGCGAGATGATTTTTGCAGAAGACAGGACAGACCGTCAGGGAAATGCAACGGCAACCTTTGTCAGTCGTCATGCTGGACAGGCTTCGGTCACTGCTGAAGTGGGTGCGCAGCAAGTCGCTTCTTCTGTGGAATTTATCCTGCCGTTACGCCTGGTTGATACCGTTGCCGTTGACCGCCAGGGTGGCAATGCCAACCAGAAATCGTTTGGTCTCCGGGGACCTTCCGTACTCTGGCGTGGCGCAAAATTTCGCCTTATCACGGCCGGCAATACAGGCAGAGTAAGCTGGCAGAGTGATTCACCCTCGGTGACGGTATCGGGGGATGGGGTGACGGTGCAACAAAATCCTGACGGAGTCAGGCTCACCGGCACTGATGAGACCGGGCAACAGGTCGCACTGACCTTGACGGTTCACACCTGGTTTGAGCGCTCCGGCCTGACAAAAGACTTTTATTCTCATGCGAAACAGCTTTGCCAATCACTCGGCAGCCGGATTGCCACCAAATATGCCCTGGAACGGCTCTATGAGGAATGGGGGAACTTTTATCTTTATGATGGTTGGGCGCGGGAATTTTACGTGACATCAACGGATTATCTGGCGGCCAGCTCAGGTTCAGCAGAGCATCAGGCGAAATGGGCGTTTTGGGCAGAAACAGACCGGTGGATGCGAAATGGCTGGCCGATGACCGGATTTGCGTGTGGCAGGTAG